One window from the genome of Nitrospira sp. encodes:
- a CDS encoding helicase-related protein — protein sequence MPPSIHPVDLIAALREKSLTPAIVFLTSRRACDEAMEAFDHAHTVLPPVRQQAIAAALERVIAQYPSIAEHPLIPTVQRIGVAAHHAGHLPSWKIAIEELMRQGCLDAVFATTTLAAGVDFPARTVVITQSSIRKARDFMDLTIGEVQQIAGRAGRRGKDYVGFAVVTPSPYIDLEVLTKGFTGNPEAIDSQFTISYPMVLNLLKAHPHEQIQAILAKSFAQFQLNQRANVLEGKLDVLHTQMEPFGPRVCTDWITQWHTFDQARRQKPHRHQIARHESPEVTARFHFMTTGRVVGLNKGRGIVLRQYRSKGQKSPMVTVLRAGGAVTESPAGIVTDVFDRLFECTEQQGYPWCTPESFDELLYQLTELPTRLPLLPILVSKESELIPDAIVQTLGDFPCPTCSSRPACQKDYLVASRLRQEQQRHIKSIQALRTSLWHRFQERIEVLQKFGYLSPTSHLTDDGEWARLIRIDHSLLITELIRAEAFAGADPAVLTGVMASIAHDDDRPGAFPRVSTGLSSLLGQVRKLAESLSPYEDPPLLRADIAAVAERWVSDPSLTWIGLCRSTTMAEGDIYRLLARTLEFLSQLHTLRSTHPGLADSASQAITLIRRGVLEELP from the coding sequence ATGCCTCCCTCGATTCATCCGGTTGATCTCATCGCCGCGCTTCGCGAGAAATCGCTGACGCCGGCGATCGTCTTTCTCACCTCACGCCGTGCCTGCGACGAAGCCATGGAGGCGTTCGATCACGCCCACACCGTGCTCCCGCCGGTGCGCCAGCAAGCCATCGCCGCCGCGCTTGAGCGGGTCATCGCCCAATATCCCAGCATCGCTGAACACCCCTTGATTCCGACCGTCCAGCGGATCGGCGTGGCGGCCCATCACGCCGGCCATCTCCCGTCCTGGAAGATTGCGATCGAAGAGTTGATGCGGCAGGGCTGCCTCGACGCGGTCTTTGCGACCACGACATTGGCCGCCGGTGTCGACTTTCCGGCGCGCACTGTCGTGATCACGCAATCCAGCATCCGGAAGGCCCGGGACTTCATGGATCTGACCATCGGGGAAGTGCAGCAGATTGCCGGACGGGCCGGCCGCCGCGGCAAAGATTACGTCGGATTCGCCGTCGTGACCCCGTCTCCCTATATCGATCTGGAAGTGCTGACCAAGGGGTTTACCGGAAATCCGGAAGCCATCGACAGCCAATTCACCATCAGTTATCCGATGGTCCTCAATCTCTTGAAAGCGCACCCCCACGAGCAGATTCAGGCGATTCTGGCCAAGAGCTTTGCCCAGTTCCAGCTCAACCAGCGTGCGAATGTGCTCGAAGGAAAACTGGACGTCCTGCACACGCAAATGGAGCCCTTCGGCCCGCGTGTCTGCACGGACTGGATTACCCAGTGGCACACGTTCGATCAAGCCCGGCGGCAAAAACCCCATCGACACCAGATCGCTCGCCACGAATCTCCCGAAGTCACGGCTCGATTTCACTTCATGACGACAGGCCGTGTGGTCGGGCTCAATAAAGGACGGGGCATCGTCTTGCGCCAATACCGGAGCAAGGGACAAAAAAGCCCGATGGTCACCGTGTTGCGGGCCGGTGGAGCCGTCACCGAATCCCCTGCCGGCATCGTCACCGATGTGTTCGATCGCCTCTTCGAATGCACGGAGCAGCAAGGCTATCCCTGGTGCACCCCCGAATCGTTCGATGAATTGCTCTACCAGTTGACGGAATTGCCGACCAGGCTGCCGCTGCTGCCGATTCTGGTCTCAAAAGAATCGGAACTGATTCCCGACGCGATCGTGCAAACCCTGGGCGACTTCCCCTGCCCGACTTGTTCCTCGCGCCCGGCATGCCAAAAAGACTACCTGGTGGCCTCCCGCCTGCGGCAGGAACAACAGCGCCACATCAAATCGATCCAGGCGCTGCGCACCAGTTTGTGGCACCGGTTCCAAGAGCGGATCGAAGTGCTGCAGAAATTCGGCTACCTGAGCCCCACCTCGCACTTGACGGACGACGGCGAATGGGCGCGACTCATCCGCATCGATCATTCCCTGCTCATCACTGAATTGATCCGGGCCGAGGCCTTTGCCGGCGCGGACCCGGCCGTGCTCACCGGCGTGATGGCCAGCATCGCCCACGACGACGACCGGCCCGGAGCCTTCCCGCGGGTCAGCACCGGACTCAGCTCGCTGCTTGGGCAAGTCCGCAAACTGGCAGAAAGCCTCTCGCCCTACGAAGATCCCCCGTTGCTGCGCGCGGACATCGCCGCAGTCGCCGAGCGCTGGGTGTCTGACCCGAGTCTGACCTGGATCGGCCTCTGCCGCTCGACCACCATGGCGGAGGGTGACATCTATCGCCTGCTTGCCCGAACACTCGAATTCCTCTCGCAGTTGCACACCCTGCGTTCTACCCATCCCGGGCTGGCAGACTCAGCGTCCCAGGCCATCACACTGATACGCCGCGGCGTGCTGGAGGAATTGCCATGA
- a CDS encoding ABC transporter ATP-binding protein, with amino-acid sequence MADLSIDIRALVKRHGATLAVDHVSLQISRGEFFSLLGPSGAGKTSLLRTLAGFETPDAGDILIDGRSMAGVPPNRRPVNLVFQSYALFPHMSVAENVAFGLEMKRVPHGEIVERVGATLELVRLSEKRDRLPGQLSGGEQQRVALARALVNRPAVVLLDEPLAALDQQLRQQMQTELKTIQAHVGLTFVCVTHHQEEALALSDRLAVMQQGRVMQVGRPEDLYERPENLFVARFVGVSNEVSGTLSDVQAGEGTLMPGDIPPPRGIRVSVPTGLKPGIQVVLTVRPERIRIMPGHVAVAGANCLYGVVETMRYIGSEWQGVVRIGPSVRWTIQALNAGSGSRPFAVGAPVSLQWNSTDGVVIPLT; translated from the coding sequence GTGGCTGACCTGAGCATCGACATTCGAGCCCTGGTCAAGCGTCACGGGGCGACGCTTGCCGTCGACCATGTGTCCCTGCAGATCAGCCGCGGGGAATTCTTTTCACTCCTCGGCCCCAGCGGGGCCGGGAAGACGTCACTCCTCAGAACGCTGGCCGGCTTTGAAACGCCCGATGCCGGTGACATTCTCATCGACGGCCGATCGATGGCGGGGGTTCCGCCGAATCGCCGGCCGGTGAATCTTGTCTTTCAATCCTACGCACTCTTTCCCCATATGTCGGTTGCAGAGAATGTGGCCTTCGGCCTCGAGATGAAGCGCGTGCCGCACGGCGAGATCGTCGAGCGGGTTGGAGCCACGCTGGAACTGGTCCGGTTGAGCGAGAAGCGGGACCGTCTGCCGGGTCAGCTCTCAGGGGGCGAACAGCAACGGGTGGCGCTCGCTCGGGCACTCGTCAATCGGCCTGCGGTCGTTCTGCTGGATGAGCCCCTGGCCGCGCTGGATCAGCAGCTCCGACAGCAAATGCAAACCGAGCTCAAAACCATCCAGGCGCACGTGGGGCTGACCTTTGTGTGTGTCACGCATCACCAGGAGGAGGCGTTGGCGTTGTCCGACCGGCTGGCGGTCATGCAGCAGGGACGGGTGATGCAAGTCGGGCGGCCGGAGGACCTCTATGAGCGCCCCGAGAATCTGTTCGTGGCGCGATTCGTCGGAGTGAGCAATGAGGTGTCCGGTACGTTGTCCGATGTTCAAGCCGGGGAAGGGACCCTCATGCCGGGTGACATCCCCCCGCCGCGGGGGATTCGCGTGTCGGTTCCTACAGGCCTCAAGCCGGGCATACAGGTCGTGCTGACGGTCAGGCCTGAGCGCATTCGCATCATGCCGGGTCATGTTGCGGTTGCCGGGGCGAATTGTCTCTATGGCGTGGTCGAAACGATGCGTTACATCGGCAGTGAATGGCAGGGGGTTGTGCGGATCGGACCGTCAGTGCGCTGGACCATTCAGGCCTTGAATGCCGGGTCAGGGAGTCGCCCGTTTGCGGTCGGGGCGCCTGTCTCGCTGCAGTGGAATTCAACTGATGGAGTGGTGATCCCCCTGACATGA
- a CDS encoding DEAD/DEAH box helicase: protein MTTDELTQLLVQQPIAVLHKLSRGRVHRHFRAGKRRLIELLLQHSSQNLAGLESDLQALIGERQTHAQVAPAPTRPTAPRHTAPPPSRRPHRAHEPESTDPGVSLAAWLEGLGVPSPQPFVPDPWQEDALAGLAETDVVVSVPTGSGKTFVAVEAARRAMDENRTVIYTSPLKALSNTKFTEFSKIFGSDRVGILTGDRQDNSQAPILIMTTEILRNLLYDAASGEIDVRLDTLGLVILDESQYLADPERGVVWEETIIFCPSQAKLLLLSASIGNPQDIADWLTSIRPSPCRLVRHSKRTVPLRAGFLHPNGKLTPLFRTAGIPYGQPGQLHPEAKRLFLQYEEDTLPSGRPRR, encoded by the coding sequence ATGACCACTGACGAACTGACACAACTCTTAGTCCAGCAACCGATCGCCGTCCTCCATAAACTATCGCGCGGACGCGTACACCGACACTTTCGGGCAGGCAAACGCCGTCTTATCGAACTGCTGCTGCAACACTCGTCACAAAACCTCGCTGGCCTCGAGTCCGACTTACAAGCGCTCATCGGCGAACGGCAAACACACGCACAAGTCGCCCCGGCGCCGACCCGACCGACGGCGCCGCGACACACCGCTCCTCCTCCAAGCAGAAGGCCGCATCGCGCGCATGAACCGGAATCCACCGATCCGGGGGTTTCACTGGCAGCCTGGCTGGAAGGGCTCGGCGTGCCGAGTCCGCAACCCTTTGTCCCGGATCCCTGGCAGGAAGACGCGCTGGCAGGACTAGCAGAGACAGACGTGGTGGTGAGTGTACCGACCGGGAGCGGAAAAACCTTTGTGGCTGTGGAAGCCGCGCGGCGCGCGATGGACGAGAACCGGACGGTCATCTACACATCCCCGCTGAAAGCGCTCTCGAATACGAAGTTCACCGAATTCTCCAAGATCTTCGGCAGCGACCGCGTCGGCATTCTGACAGGGGACCGGCAGGACAACAGTCAGGCCCCCATCCTCATCATGACCACGGAAATTCTCCGCAACCTGCTCTACGACGCAGCCAGCGGCGAAATCGATGTGCGGTTGGATACGCTCGGGCTGGTGATCTTAGACGAATCGCAATATCTGGCAGATCCGGAACGGGGTGTCGTGTGGGAAGAGACCATCATCTTCTGTCCCTCGCAAGCGAAGCTGCTGTTACTCTCCGCCTCGATCGGCAATCCCCAGGATATCGCCGACTGGCTCACATCCATCCGGCCCTCTCCCTGCCGCCTGGTCCGCCATAGCAAACGCACCGTGCCGCTGCGGGCGGGCTTTCTCCACCCCAACGGCAAGCTCACCCCGCTCTTCCGCACCGCCGGGATTCCGTACGGCCAGCCGGGACAACTCCACCCGGAGGCGAAACGGCTGTTCCTGCAATATGAAGAGGACACGCTGCCGTCCGGACGCCCGCGACGTTGA
- the glgC gene encoding glucose-1-phosphate adenylyltransferase — MNNIFTMILAGGKGERLSPLTEQRAKPAVPFGGKYRIIDFALSNCLNSGLRRIAVLIQYKSHSLDKHIRSGWNILNAELGEYIASVPPQQRISEEWYRGTADAVYQNLFLLDTEQADYLLILAGDHIYKMNYAEMFHWLLAKGADVVVGALDIPVEDATRFGVISVDPDLRINRFDEKPKHPTPIPGDPTHAFASMGIYLFKTEALKKHLIADSQEGTAHDFGKNIIPRMIQEGRVYAFKFQDENKKAVKYWRDIGTLDAYWEANMDLVAVDPLFNLYDPKWPIRTYQGQFPPAKFVFAQDYQGGRMGVALDSVVCGGCIVSGGRVQNSVLSPNVRVLDHAEVRESIVMENVVIGEHSRIRRAIIDKDVIIPPHTEIGYDREADARRFTVTESGLVVISKGMKLHASLDSSG, encoded by the coding sequence ATGAATAATATCTTCACGATGATCCTCGCCGGGGGCAAGGGCGAGCGGCTCTCTCCGCTCACGGAACAACGCGCCAAGCCAGCGGTCCCCTTCGGCGGGAAGTACCGTATCATCGACTTTGCGCTGAGCAACTGCCTGAACTCCGGCCTGCGTCGGATCGCCGTTCTGATTCAATACAAATCACACTCGCTGGACAAGCACATCCGGAGCGGATGGAATATTTTGAACGCGGAGCTCGGCGAGTACATCGCGTCGGTCCCTCCGCAGCAGCGCATCAGCGAAGAGTGGTACCGGGGCACTGCCGATGCCGTATACCAGAACCTGTTCCTTCTCGATACCGAGCAGGCCGACTATCTTCTGATTCTGGCGGGCGACCACATTTACAAGATGAACTATGCCGAGATGTTCCACTGGCTGCTGGCCAAAGGGGCCGACGTCGTCGTGGGCGCCCTCGATATTCCCGTTGAGGACGCCACGCGCTTCGGCGTCATCAGCGTGGATCCTGATCTGCGCATCAATCGCTTCGATGAAAAGCCGAAGCACCCTACACCGATCCCCGGAGATCCGACACACGCCTTTGCCTCCATGGGCATCTACCTCTTCAAGACCGAGGCGCTCAAAAAGCATTTGATCGCCGATTCCCAGGAAGGCACGGCCCACGACTTCGGCAAGAACATCATCCCGCGCATGATTCAGGAAGGCCGGGTCTATGCCTTCAAGTTTCAGGACGAGAACAAGAAGGCCGTGAAGTACTGGCGGGACATCGGAACCCTCGACGCCTACTGGGAAGCGAACATGGATCTGGTCGCCGTCGACCCCCTGTTTAATCTCTACGATCCCAAATGGCCAATCCGCACCTATCAAGGCCAGTTCCCTCCGGCGAAGTTTGTGTTCGCGCAGGATTATCAGGGCGGCCGCATGGGCGTTGCCCTGGACTCCGTGGTCTGCGGAGGCTGTATCGTCTCCGGCGGGCGCGTCCAGAATTCCGTGCTCTCCCCGAACGTGCGAGTCCTGGATCACGCCGAGGTGCGCGAATCGATCGTGATGGAGAATGTGGTGATCGGTGAACACAGCCGCATCCGCCGGGCGATTATCGACAAAGACGTGATCATCCCGCCCCATACGGAAATCGGGTACGATCGGGAGGCCGACGCCCGGCGATTCACCGTCACGGAATCAGGCCTGGTCGTCATCTCAAAGGGAATGAAGTTGCATGCCTCCCTCGATTCATCCGGTTGA
- a CDS encoding LamG-like jellyroll fold domain-containing protein, whose protein sequence is MPGNILRVLGAVLFATCFATTLHAQTGPTSGPLRIHPTNPRYFADATGHPVYLTGSHIWHSLQDGNATAFNYSAYLDQLRANNHNFIRLWTAESPQADVALMPAPGFTGAAPWYQKATPLPYARTGPGTAADGSPKFNLAQFDQAYFDRLRTRVIAARDRGIYVSIMLFNFRDAWNANALTPGRNVWRYHPYNPSNNVNGINGDPNGNGNGEETHTLQLTAVTQLQDAYVRKVVDTVNDLNNVIFEISNADTPGDPAWQSHVTTLIRTYEAGKASQHAVGMTGAQGTGNTALLNSPADWLSFVAGSLDNPSDPFISSPPATDGTKISILDTEHLGYALFQNNPSATTMWVWKSFLRGHNPILMEDLLSSAGFVAGRSAMGHTRSYATRMDLASMAPRSALSTTGYCLANQGREYLAYQPGSGSFSVDLTSGTYTYEWFNPTTGAVAATGTVGAPGGPQTFTPPFSGPAVLYLNSNPSFPPTSAAHATTAGRWTFEEGTGSTTADISGNGLRGTLMNGPGWTTGKIGGGLSFDGADDYVQIPNLGMLSPQKLTVALWVKPSTFANSYWNSTLANVGLHDWVDGYYALALSTTGKLLGCLNIGNGSENMFYLEGPSISLGQWHHLAMTYDNSTLRLYVDGIPAGQLPINRIRTTNQAPLILGRRGDSGHHFNGVLDDVEILSQALSPAEITGIVNGNSPATPTSAALLTAASSLTSSTLSPATTPIATASLATTPSSAAGITYRASTDFSAVQGQRGWFYLDSAGTRLTFNTTANLWQGTEPYLQLTAANGHPGATRDTVRRWVAPGSGAAQITGTVRDLDTRGGGGVTVSIRKGTTVLWQQALANGNTTGITFNVTTQLAAGEALDFVINRGSDGNNSYDATAFDPLITFSPTATSTTTPAPTATGTYRASTDFSAVQGHRSWFYLNSAGTRLTFNTAANYWQGAETYLFLAANEGHPGNSSDAVRRWVAPGTGTAQITGTARDLNVGGGGGVTVSIRKGTTVLWQQALANGNTTGITFNLTATLAAGEALDFVINRGADGNNSYDSTAFDPTITFSSTTTTSTTTPPPTTGTAAVTLSWNRNTESDLSYYRVYYGTSSRNYSNSVGVGNTTSTTISNLTSGTIYYFTLTAVDTSGNESARSVEVAISR, encoded by the coding sequence ATGCCTGGAAATATTCTTCGTGTGCTGGGTGCCGTCCTCTTCGCAACATGTTTCGCGACGACCCTCCACGCTCAAACCGGCCCGACGTCCGGTCCTCTGCGCATCCATCCGACAAACCCGCGATACTTCGCCGACGCGACGGGACACCCCGTCTACTTGACCGGATCGCACATCTGGCACAGTCTTCAAGACGGAAATGCGACGGCATTCAACTATTCCGCTTACCTCGACCAGCTACGAGCCAACAACCATAACTTCATCCGCCTGTGGACTGCCGAGTCTCCCCAGGCCGACGTCGCCCTCATGCCGGCCCCGGGATTCACGGGAGCCGCCCCCTGGTACCAGAAAGCCACCCCCCTGCCCTACGCACGAACGGGTCCTGGCACCGCCGCAGACGGATCCCCCAAATTCAACCTGGCGCAATTCGATCAAGCGTACTTCGATCGATTACGCACACGGGTCATTGCGGCCCGCGACCGGGGCATCTATGTCAGCATCATGTTGTTTAATTTCCGGGATGCCTGGAATGCAAATGCGCTCACTCCCGGCCGGAACGTGTGGCGCTACCACCCCTACAATCCGAGCAACAACGTCAACGGTATCAACGGAGATCCAAACGGAAACGGCAACGGCGAAGAAACGCATACCCTGCAGCTTACCGCCGTCACACAGCTGCAAGACGCCTACGTCAGAAAGGTCGTCGACACGGTCAACGATCTGAATAACGTCATATTCGAAATCTCCAATGCCGATACGCCCGGTGACCCGGCGTGGCAATCACATGTGACGACACTGATTAGAACCTACGAGGCAGGGAAGGCCTCCCAACATGCGGTCGGAATGACCGGGGCACAAGGCACCGGCAACACCGCCCTCCTCAATAGTCCGGCAGATTGGCTGTCCTTCGTAGCGGGATCGCTCGATAACCCCAGCGATCCATTCATCAGCAGCCCCCCGGCCACCGACGGAACCAAAATCAGCATCCTCGACACAGAGCATCTCGGCTACGCGCTCTTTCAAAACAATCCGTCGGCGACAACCATGTGGGTGTGGAAAAGCTTCCTGCGTGGACATAACCCGATCTTGATGGAGGACTTGCTCAGCTCTGCAGGATTCGTAGCGGGACGATCCGCCATGGGTCACACACGTTCCTACGCCACACGAATGGACCTAGCCTCCATGGCGCCTCGAAGCGCGCTCTCGACAACCGGCTACTGCTTGGCAAATCAGGGCCGCGAGTATTTGGCCTACCAACCGGGATCCGGAAGCTTCTCCGTCGATCTCACGTCAGGCACCTACACCTACGAATGGTTCAACCCGACAACCGGTGCGGTCGCCGCCACGGGCACCGTCGGCGCCCCCGGAGGCCCGCAAACCTTCACCCCGCCGTTCAGCGGCCCGGCCGTCCTGTATCTCAATTCGAACCCCTCCTTCCCCCCCACATCAGCTGCTCATGCCACCACAGCCGGCCGCTGGACCTTCGAAGAAGGAACTGGATCGACGACAGCCGATATATCGGGGAATGGACTCCGTGGCACGCTGATGAATGGTCCCGGATGGACCACTGGAAAGATAGGTGGCGGACTGAGCTTTGACGGAGCCGACGACTATGTACAAATTCCCAATCTCGGAATGCTTTCTCCACAGAAACTAACCGTTGCTCTGTGGGTGAAGCCCTCAACATTTGCAAACAGCTATTGGAACTCCACGCTGGCAAACGTAGGGCTCCATGATTGGGTAGATGGATACTACGCGTTGGCCCTCAGCACCACAGGAAAGCTTCTCGGCTGCCTCAACATTGGCAATGGATCCGAGAACATGTTTTATCTCGAGGGACCTTCGATCAGTCTCGGCCAATGGCACCATCTCGCCATGACGTACGACAATTCGACCTTACGGCTATATGTCGACGGAATCCCGGCCGGACAGCTGCCGATCAATCGAATTCGGACCACCAACCAGGCACCACTGATTTTGGGGAGGCGGGGAGACTCCGGTCACCACTTCAATGGCGTACTCGACGATGTGGAGATCCTCAGTCAGGCCCTAAGCCCCGCCGAGATTACAGGAATAGTGAACGGAAATTCGCCAGCAACACCCACAAGCGCAGCTCTTCTGACAGCAGCATCCAGTCTTACCTCGAGTACCTTGTCTCCTGCCACTACGCCCATAGCTACTGCATCATTAGCAACCACTCCCTCTTCGGCGGCTGGTATCACCTACCGAGCATCAACGGATTTTTCCGCCGTGCAGGGGCAGCGGGGCTGGTTCTATCTCGATTCCGCAGGCACCCGCTTGACCTTTAATACCACCGCCAACCTCTGGCAAGGAACGGAGCCCTACCTCCAGCTTACCGCCGCTAACGGGCATCCGGGCGCCACGCGTGACACGGTGCGCCGCTGGGTCGCCCCGGGATCCGGCGCCGCGCAGATCACTGGAACGGTCCGGGACCTGGATACCAGGGGTGGAGGCGGCGTCACCGTCTCGATTCGCAAAGGCACCACCGTCCTCTGGCAACAGGCCCTCGCCAACGGCAATACCACCGGCATTACCTTCAACGTGACCACCCAGTTGGCGGCCGGTGAGGCCCTGGACTTTGTAATCAACCGCGGCAGCGACGGCAATAACTCGTACGACGCGACCGCCTTCGATCCATTGATCACGTTCTCCCCGACTGCAACCTCGACCACCACCCCTGCACCCACTGCAACCGGCACCTACCGGGCCTCAACGGATTTTTCCGCCGTGCAGGGGCACCGGAGCTGGTTTTATCTCAACTCTGCGGGCACCCGCTTGACCTTTAATACCGCGGCCAACTATTGGCAGGGCGCAGAAACCTATCTCTTTCTGGCAGCCAACGAGGGACATCCAGGAAACAGCAGCGACGCGGTGCGCCGTTGGGTCGCCCCGGGAACCGGCACCGCGCAGATCACCGGCACCGCACGGGACCTTAATGTAGGGGGCGGAGGCGGCGTCACCGTCTCGATTCGCAAAGGCACCACCGTCCTCTGGCAACAGGCCCTCGCCAACGGCAACACCACCGGCATCACCTTCAATCTGACCGCCACGCTCGCCGCCGGTGAGGCGCTGGACTTTGTAATCAACCGGGGCGCCGACGGCAATAACTCGTACGACTCGACCGCCTTCGATCCCACCATCACCTTCTCCTCCACCACAACAACGTCCACCACCACTCCACCGCCCACGACAGGAACCGCGGCAGTCACACTCTCGTGGAACCGGAATACCGAATCGGACCTGTCGTATTACCGCGTGTACTATGGCACCAGTTCGAGAAACTATTCGAATTCGGTCGGAGTAGGCAATACGACATCTACCACGATCAGCAATCTAACATCCGGCACGATCTACTACTTTACCCTGACAGCCGTTGACACAAGCGGTAATGAAAGCGCTCGTTCGGTTGAGGTCGCGATCAGCCGATAG
- a CDS encoding ABC transporter permease: MNPRSSSTETAAGLGSRFRAWRLLGPGLLWTIVFCLLPMVVVLAVSLATRGTYGGVLWEFSLDNYRDLLHPLYGRIFGQSLFLAGVTTGLCLALGFPLAYYIARLPPRRQALWLVLIMIPFWTNFLVRTYAWIFILRTEGLLNTVLMQWHLISTPLDLLYSNQAVLLGLVYGYLPFMVLPLYAAIERIDPALIEAAWDLYADRWSLFRRVLIPLAKPGIIAGCVLVFIPSLGAYLTPDLLGGARSMMVGNLIQHEYLVARDWPLGSALSIVLMLIVMGNLLWYFNAQLPQAGRRGEQ; encoded by the coding sequence ATGAATCCAAGGTCATCTTCAACAGAGACTGCGGCCGGTCTTGGTTCCCGCTTTCGGGCTTGGCGACTGCTCGGTCCCGGCCTGCTGTGGACCATCGTCTTCTGTCTGCTCCCGATGGTCGTCGTTCTGGCGGTGAGTCTTGCCACGCGCGGCACCTACGGGGGAGTCCTGTGGGAGTTCAGTCTGGACAACTATCGCGACCTGCTGCATCCCCTCTATGGGCGGATCTTCGGACAGTCGCTGTTCCTCGCCGGGGTGACCACGGGGCTATGCCTCGCGCTTGGATTTCCCCTGGCGTACTACATCGCCCGGCTGCCGCCGCGGCGACAGGCCTTGTGGCTGGTGCTCATCATGATTCCTTTTTGGACCAACTTCCTGGTGCGGACGTATGCCTGGATCTTTATTCTGCGGACCGAAGGGCTGCTGAATACCGTGCTCATGCAATGGCATCTGATCTCGACGCCGCTCGACCTGCTCTATTCCAATCAGGCGGTCCTTCTTGGCCTGGTCTATGGGTATCTGCCGTTTATGGTCTTGCCGCTCTACGCGGCCATTGAACGGATTGACCCGGCCTTGATCGAAGCGGCCTGGGATCTCTATGCGGACCGGTGGTCGCTGTTTCGTCGGGTGCTGATTCCGCTGGCGAAGCCCGGAATCATTGCCGGCTGTGTGCTGGTGTTTATCCCCTCGCTGGGCGCGTACTTGACGCCGGATCTGCTCGGGGGCGCGCGCAGCATGATGGTGGGGAATCTGATTCAGCATGAGTATTTGGTGGCGCGGGACTGGCCGCTGGGCTCGGCGTTGTCCATCGTGCTCATGCTCATTGTGATGGGCAACCTGCTGTGGTACTTCAACGCACAATTGCCGCAGGCCGGCCGGCGAGGCGAGCAATGA
- a CDS encoding ABC transporter permease, giving the protein MRGQGFWLRGISGLGMAFLYLPIIVLVVFSFNASRLSAVWQGFSWHWYGVLWHDEALLDAAVNSLWVAVLSTSLVVLLGVPAAMGLERLRGRGRQALDTIFLLPLVLPEVMMGVALLLFFVMIRWPLGLATVVMGHAAFNLPVVIVMVRARLQKLDPRLEEAASDLGASAWQTFYRVTWPLVRPAVLGAALLAFTISLDDFIVTFFVAGPGATTLPLKVYSMIKSGLSPEINALSSVLVLSSMGLVGLSLLYQRR; this is encoded by the coding sequence ATGAGAGGGCAGGGGTTCTGGCTGCGTGGCATCAGCGGACTCGGCATGGCGTTCCTCTATCTGCCGATCATCGTGCTGGTGGTGTTCTCATTTAATGCGTCACGTTTGTCGGCGGTGTGGCAGGGGTTCTCGTGGCACTGGTACGGGGTGCTGTGGCATGACGAAGCCTTATTGGACGCTGCGGTGAATTCGCTCTGGGTTGCGGTGCTGTCTACAAGTCTTGTGGTGCTCCTTGGCGTGCCGGCCGCGATGGGATTAGAGCGCCTGAGGGGGCGTGGCAGGCAGGCGTTGGACACGATCTTTTTGCTGCCACTCGTGCTTCCTGAAGTGATGATGGGTGTGGCGCTGTTACTATTCTTTGTGATGATTCGATGGCCGCTGGGTCTGGCTACGGTCGTCATGGGGCATGCCGCATTCAATCTGCCGGTGGTTATTGTAATGGTGCGGGCCAGGTTGCAGAAGCTCGATCCGCGATTGGAAGAGGCGGCGAGCGATCTCGGCGCGTCGGCATGGCAGACGTTTTACCGGGTGACCTGGCCGTTGGTGCGTCCGGCTGTGCTGGGGGCTGCGCTCCTGGCGTTTACGATTTCGCTCGACGACTTCATTGTGACGTTCTTCGTCGCCGGCCCCGGCGCCACCACCTTGCCGCTCAAGGTGTATTCGATGATTAAGTCGGGCCTCTCTCCGGAGATCAATGCTCTGTCTTCCGTGTTGGTCTTGTCGTCTATGGGACTGGTCGGTTTGTCCCTTCTCTACCAACGGCGGTAG